A genomic region of Chryseobacterium sp. KACC 21268 contains the following coding sequences:
- a CDS encoding rhamnogalacturonan acetylesterase: MKKLLLSLSILFSVLIFAQKKPTLFLIGDSTMANKDKPDKNPEHGWGQVLPQFLTTEIELQNHAMNGRSSKSFRTEGRWDKVEKQLKKGDFVVIQFGHNDQKVKDSTKFTNPYTQYRANLERYVNETRAKGATPILMTSIVRRDFTENGVLVDTHGNYPLVVRLVADDMKVPFVDMQLLTEQMEIAAGPEKSKLLHLHFKEGEVEYYPKGKEDDTHLSKLGAETVAKLALKALKPLKTGLEKYIK; encoded by the coding sequence ATGAAAAAATTGCTTTTAAGTTTATCAATTCTATTTTCAGTTTTGATATTTGCTCAGAAAAAACCAACCTTGTTCCTCATCGGAGATTCTACAATGGCAAACAAAGATAAACCAGACAAAAATCCTGAACACGGCTGGGGACAGGTTCTTCCTCAATTTCTGACCACGGAAATCGAACTTCAAAACCACGCAATGAATGGCAGAAGTTCCAAAAGTTTCCGCACAGAAGGCCGATGGGACAAGGTGGAAAAACAACTGAAGAAAGGTGACTTCGTGGTCATCCAATTTGGTCACAACGACCAGAAGGTGAAAGATTCTACAAAGTTTACCAATCCATACACGCAGTACAGAGCTAATCTGGAAAGATATGTCAACGAAACCAGAGCAAAAGGTGCAACACCAATTCTGATGACTTCCATCGTAAGAAGGGATTTTACAGAGAATGGCGTTTTGGTGGACACGCACGGCAATTATCCGTTGGTAGTGAGATTGGTGGCGGACGATATGAAAGTACCTTTTGTCGATATGCAATTATTAACAGAACAAATGGAAATCGCGGCTGGTCCGGAAAAATCAAAATTGCTTCACTTGCATTTCAAAGAAGGCGAAGTGGAGTATTATCCCAAAGGAAAAGAGGACGACACGCATTTGTCAAAACTCGGTGCAGAAACGGTTGCAAAACTGGCATTGAAAGCTTTGAAGCCTTTGAAAACAGGCTTGGAAAAGTACATTAAATAG
- a CDS encoding glycoside hydrolase 43 family protein, protein MNKKHIILSLFALSINQLDAQKTKPYVSEVWVSDLGNGNYKNPVLYSDYSDPDAIRVGDDYYMTASSFNEAPGLPILHSKDMVNWKLVNYAIQDVLPKEHFSVPRRGDAVWAPSIRFHKGEFYIYWGDPDFGIYMVKTKDPLGKWDEPVLVMEGKGLIDSCPFWDDNGDAYIVHGWAGSRAGVKSILTLNKMNPEGTKVLDKGIHVFDGHNAHPTVEGPKMYKRNGYYYIFAPAGGVATGWQLILRSKNIYGPYEEKIVLEQGKSKINGPHQGAWVDTQKGEDWFYHFQDVDAGGRLVHLQPMKWEKDWPVMGIDTDNNGIGEPVLTYKKPNVGKTFPIETPVESDEFNDDKIGLQWQWSANENVVWSAKIAGKDHLRLFSMKVPEGEKNLWNVPNLLTQKFPAPDFVATTKVKLFPEEAKEGKVAGLLVMGTDHASLVITNKPDGYYLQLRKAPKAEKGGEEKIINEIKLKSNEAYLKINVNEPNGICTFSYSENGKTFNNIGEKFQAKPGKWIGAKVGIYSVSDAKVARGGYADFDFFRITKK, encoded by the coding sequence ATCAACAAAAAACATATCATCCTTTCATTGTTTGCATTGTCAATCAATCAATTGGATGCGCAGAAAACGAAACCTTACGTCTCAGAAGTCTGGGTTTCTGACCTAGGAAATGGAAATTATAAAAATCCAGTTTTGTATTCAGATTATTCTGATCCAGACGCAATCCGTGTTGGTGATGATTATTATATGACCGCTTCCAGCTTCAATGAGGCGCCTGGCTTACCAATTCTTCATTCAAAAGATATGGTCAATTGGAAACTGGTCAACTATGCGATTCAGGATGTTTTGCCTAAGGAACATTTCTCTGTACCAAGAAGAGGTGATGCCGTCTGGGCGCCAAGTATCCGTTTTCACAAAGGTGAATTCTACATCTATTGGGGCGACCCGGATTTTGGAATTTATATGGTGAAAACCAAAGATCCATTGGGGAAATGGGACGAACCCGTTTTGGTAATGGAAGGAAAAGGATTGATTGATTCTTGCCCGTTTTGGGATGACAATGGCGATGCATATATTGTTCACGGTTGGGCGGGAAGTAGAGCAGGCGTCAAAAGTATTTTGACCTTAAACAAAATGAATCCTGAAGGAACCAAAGTTCTGGACAAAGGCATTCACGTTTTCGATGGTCATAATGCACATCCAACAGTTGAAGGTCCCAAAATGTACAAAAGAAATGGCTATTATTACATCTTTGCTCCGGCTGGTGGCGTTGCAACTGGTTGGCAATTGATATTAAGGTCAAAAAATATTTACGGTCCTTACGAGGAAAAAATTGTTCTGGAACAAGGAAAATCCAAAATCAACGGTCCACATCAAGGTGCTTGGGTTGATACTCAGAAAGGTGAAGATTGGTTTTATCATTTTCAGGACGTGGATGCGGGCGGAAGACTTGTCCATCTCCAGCCGATGAAGTGGGAAAAAGACTGGCCTGTGATGGGAATCGATACAGATAACAATGGGATCGGTGAACCGGTTTTGACTTATAAGAAACCAAACGTCGGGAAAACTTTTCCCATAGAAACGCCTGTAGAATCTGATGAATTCAATGATGATAAGATCGGACTGCAATGGCAATGGAGTGCCAACGAAAATGTGGTTTGGTCTGCAAAGATTGCGGGAAAAGATCATTTGAGATTGTTCTCGATGAAAGTTCCAGAAGGTGAAAAGAATCTTTGGAATGTTCCGAATCTTTTGACGCAGAAATTTCCCGCACCTGACTTTGTGGCAACGACCAAAGTGAAACTATTCCCAGAGGAAGCCAAAGAAGGAAAAGTTGCCGGACTTTTGGTAATGGGAACAGACCACGCTTCACTCGTCATCACCAATAAACCAGATGGTTACTATCTTCAATTAAGAAAGGCGCCCAAAGCTGAGAAAGGTGGCGAAGAGAAGATCATTAATGAAATAAAATTAAAATCTAACGAAGCTTACCTGAAGATCAATGTGAACGAACCAAATGGGATTTGCACATTCAGCTACAGCGAAAATGGAAAGACGTTTAACAATATTGGCGAAAAATTCCAGGCAAAACCGGGAAAATGGATCGGAGCGAAAGTCGGGATATATTCTGTGAGCGATGCAAAGGTTGCAAGAGGCGGTTATGCAGATTTTGACTTTTTCCGAATCACTAAAAAATAA
- a CDS encoding alpha/beta hydrolase: MGFHKLYFLIFFLFGAKSAFGQTTRPNATPYTNETTYEKLKKKYPFITPIDRPTPTNIGIDKDVEYANVNGISLKANIYYPLDKSKKYPGIAMVHGGGWISGSKENEKYMAQELASKGYVAMAVGYRLADVAKYPAAIIDVENAIQFLKKNKKKYSLDSKKIAVLGESAGAQIATLVGVKKENKIKAIVNVDGIVSFIHPEAEESTYAAYWLDGDRNVNLKNWTEASPLEFVDKNTPPTIFINSSQARFHAGRDDMMKKLKGFNIATEFHEIKDTPHSFWSAEPWFTETLDLTVQFLDKTLK; the protein is encoded by the coding sequence ATGGGTTTTCACAAACTATATTTTCTTATTTTTTTCTTATTTGGAGCTAAATCTGCATTCGGACAAACCACACGTCCGAATGCAACTCCTTATACCAACGAAACGACGTACGAGAAACTTAAGAAAAAATATCCTTTCATCACACCGATTGATAGACCAACGCCGACCAACATCGGAATTGATAAAGATGTGGAATATGCGAACGTCAATGGTATTTCTTTGAAGGCAAATATCTATTATCCGCTAGATAAGTCAAAAAAATATCCAGGAATTGCAATGGTTCACGGCGGCGGATGGATTTCCGGAAGTAAGGAAAACGAAAAATATATGGCTCAGGAACTGGCTTCCAAAGGCTACGTTGCAATGGCCGTAGGTTACAGGTTAGCAGATGTTGCAAAATATCCTGCAGCAATCATTGATGTTGAGAATGCAATACAATTCTTAAAGAAAAACAAAAAGAAATATTCATTAGATTCCAAAAAAATTGCAGTTTTGGGAGAATCTGCCGGAGCTCAAATCGCAACTTTGGTTGGCGTAAAAAAGGAAAATAAAATCAAAGCGATTGTGAATGTGGACGGTATTGTTTCCTTCATCCATCCCGAAGCGGAAGAAAGTACCTACGCTGCTTATTGGTTGGATGGCGACAGAAATGTCAATCTCAAAAACTGGACAGAAGCGTCACCTTTGGAATTTGTCGATAAAAATACGCCACCAACGATTTTCATCAACAGTTCCCAGGCCCGTTTCCACGCAGGAAGAGATGATATGATGAAGAAACTGAAGGGCTTTAATATTGCCACAGAATTTCACGAAATCAAAGACACGCCGCACTCTTTCTGGTCAGCAGAACCTTGGTTTACTGAGACTTTGGATTTGACGGTTCAGTTTTTAGATAAAACATTAAAATAG
- a CDS encoding glycoside hydrolase family 28 protein, with the protein MKKSIKLLALSLATLFSTNSFAQTQMADIYKNVEFKMPTVAETSFPATSVSIKDFGAIAGTNVKNTEAFKKAITSINQKGGGKVIVPRGIWLTGPIVLQSNVNLHLEDGAMIIFSKDFADYPLVDVSFEGLNTTRCQSPISAKGATNIAITGNGVIDGSGDAWRYVKRGKMTDGQWKDLLSKGGVLSDDKKIWFPTESSKLGFTSTANFNIPEKLTTKADLEKVKDFLRPVMVSLVSCDKVLLDGPTFQNSPAWNLHPLMSTNLILRNLNVRNPWYSQNGDGLDLESCKNVLIYNNTFDVGDDAICIKSGKDKDGRDRGVPTENVIIKNNTVYHAHGGIVIGSEMSGGVRNLHASDCTFIGTDIGLRFKTTRGRGGVVENIWISNVDMINIPAQVIGFNMFYEGNSPIIEEDQSADDEKRVEKQIPVTDETPIFRNVFFKNITATNSYEAIALSGLSEMNLKNIVIEDSKFDTKKALTIVDADGITLKNVKLKYSEGVGATIYNSKNIDISGLTLESANKPSIKILGSKTTAVKLPKSVAKEQITLAKEVAKSAVK; encoded by the coding sequence ATGAAGAAATCGATTAAATTATTAGCCTTAAGCTTGGCAACGTTATTTTCGACAAACAGTTTTGCACAAACGCAAATGGCGGATATCTACAAAAATGTGGAGTTCAAGATGCCAACTGTGGCAGAAACGTCTTTTCCTGCAACATCCGTGAGTATCAAAGATTTTGGTGCCATTGCCGGAACCAATGTGAAAAATACAGAAGCATTCAAAAAAGCAATTACAAGCATCAATCAGAAGGGTGGTGGAAAAGTAATTGTTCCTAGAGGAATCTGGCTGACCGGTCCAATTGTTCTTCAAAGCAATGTTAACCTGCATTTGGAAGATGGCGCAATGATTATCTTCAGTAAAGATTTTGCAGATTATCCTTTGGTAGATGTCAGTTTTGAAGGTCTTAATACAACCCGTTGCCAATCGCCGATCTCAGCAAAAGGTGCCACCAATATTGCCATCACAGGAAATGGCGTGATCGACGGAAGTGGCGATGCGTGGCGATATGTGAAAAGAGGAAAAATGACCGACGGACAATGGAAAGACCTTTTGTCCAAAGGTGGCGTTTTGTCCGATGATAAAAAGATCTGGTTCCCAACAGAAAGTTCAAAATTAGGATTTACGAGTACAGCAAATTTCAATATCCCAGAGAAATTAACAACCAAAGCAGACCTGGAAAAAGTAAAGGATTTCCTTCGTCCCGTGATGGTAAGTTTGGTAAGTTGTGACAAAGTGCTATTGGATGGACCGACTTTCCAAAACTCTCCAGCGTGGAATCTTCACCCATTGATGTCCACCAACTTGATTCTTAGAAATCTGAATGTTAGAAATCCTTGGTATTCTCAAAACGGAGACGGATTGGACCTGGAATCTTGTAAAAATGTTTTGATCTACAACAATACGTTTGATGTTGGAGACGACGCGATCTGTATCAAATCCGGAAAAGATAAGGACGGACGTGACAGAGGCGTTCCGACAGAAAATGTTATCATCAAAAATAATACAGTTTACCACGCACACGGCGGAATCGTGATCGGAAGCGAAATGTCTGGCGGTGTAAGAAATCTGCACGCTTCAGATTGTACTTTTATTGGAACAGATATCGGTCTTCGTTTCAAAACGACGAGAGGTAGAGGCGGTGTTGTGGAAAATATCTGGATCAGCAATGTGGATATGATCAACATTCCGGCGCAGGTGATCGGCTTCAATATGTTCTACGAAGGTAATTCGCCGATCATTGAGGAAGATCAAAGTGCAGACGACGAGAAGAGAGTCGAGAAACAAATTCCAGTGACGGATGAAACACCGATCTTCAGAAATGTGTTCTTCAAAAATATCACTGCTACCAATTCCTACGAAGCGATCGCTTTGAGCGGATTATCCGAAATGAACCTCAAAAACATCGTGATTGAAGATTCTAAATTCGATACCAAAAAAGCTCTGACAATCGTAGATGCAGATGGAATCACTTTGAAAAATGTAAAACTGAAGTACAGCGAAGGTGTTGGTGCAACCATCTACAACAGCAAGAATATCGACATCTCTGGATTGACTTTGGAATCGGCAAACAAACCAAGCATCAAGATTTTAGGAAGCAAAACGACAGCCGTAAAACTTCCTAAAAGTGTTGCAAAAGAACAGATCACTCTGGCGAAAGAAGTCGCTAAAAGTGCTGTGAAATAA
- a CDS encoding glycoside hydrolase family 88 protein, with amino-acid sequence MKFQTLKVLSIAAFASGLFLSCAQTKSATASNTKTETSQSGKVVPTNLKWSERMLLSEMNRFPKAWMLDFNKEPRWAYPAAIVLEGAEQLYAKTGNKEYYEYISNFGDTMVREDGSIVSYELDKHNIDYLNCGNVLLYLYGKEKKPKYLKALQTLRYQIETMPRTKEGGFWHKKIYPHQMWLDGLYMGEPFYANYTKEFSKGAEADKAYNDVVNQFDLIQKNLLDKKTGLLYHAWDESKEQAWANKETGLSPNFWGRAMGWYGMAMVDVLDFLPIDHPGRAKIIGYLKSYTDAIIKVQDQETGLWYQVLDKGGEKGNYTEASASSMFVYTMIKAVNKGYLPKSYKAVAQKGYDGILKNLISVDENGVVNLNRCCAVAGLGGKPYRSGTYEYYVNEEIRSNDPKGTGPFILASLEFEK; translated from the coding sequence ATGAAATTTCAAACACTCAAAGTATTATCCATCGCAGCATTCGCTTCAGGATTGTTCCTTTCTTGTGCTCAAACAAAATCGGCAACAGCTTCAAATACCAAAACAGAAACGTCACAATCCGGAAAAGTAGTTCCGACCAATTTGAAATGGTCCGAGAGAATGCTCCTTTCCGAGATGAACCGTTTCCCGAAAGCTTGGATGTTGGATTTCAACAAAGAACCGAGATGGGCTTATCCGGCAGCCATAGTATTGGAAGGTGCAGAACAGTTGTACGCCAAAACAGGAAACAAAGAATATTATGAGTACATCAGCAACTTTGGCGACACGATGGTAAGAGAGGACGGAAGCATCGTAAGCTACGAACTCGACAAACACAACATCGATTACCTGAATTGTGGAAATGTCCTTCTTTATCTTTACGGAAAAGAGAAAAAACCAAAATACCTGAAAGCACTTCAAACGCTTCGTTACCAGATTGAAACAATGCCAAGAACCAAAGAAGGCGGTTTCTGGCACAAGAAGATCTATCCGCACCAGATGTGGCTGGACGGTTTGTATATGGGCGAACCTTTTTATGCAAATTACACCAAAGAATTCAGCAAAGGCGCGGAGGCCGACAAAGCTTACAACGACGTTGTCAACCAATTTGATCTGATTCAAAAGAATCTGCTTGATAAGAAAACCGGATTGCTTTACCACGCTTGGGACGAGAGCAAAGAGCAGGCTTGGGCAAACAAGGAAACCGGACTTTCTCCCAATTTCTGGGGAAGAGCGATGGGTTGGTACGGAATGGCAATGGTAGACGTTTTGGATTTCTTGCCAATAGACCATCCGGGAAGAGCTAAAATCATTGGTTACCTCAAGTCTTACACAGATGCGATCATCAAAGTTCAGGATCAGGAAACCGGACTTTGGTATCAGGTTTTGGACAAAGGCGGCGAAAAAGGAAATTACACCGAAGCTTCAGCTTCATCGATGTTTGTTTACACGATGATCAAGGCCGTCAACAAAGGTTATTTGCCAAAGTCTTACAAAGCAGTTGCTCAAAAAGGCTACGACGGGATTCTGAAAAATCTGATCTCTGTGGATGAAAACGGCGTTGTTAACCTAAACAGATGTTGTGCGGTAGCAGGCCTAGGTGGAAAACCTTACAGAAGCGGAACTTACGAATATTACGTCAACGAAGAGATCCGTTCCAACGATCCAAAAGGAACAGGACCATTCATCCTTGCAAGTCTGGAATTCGAAAAATAA
- a CDS encoding glycoside hydrolase family 88 protein, producing the protein MNSKLKIYTFAILSSGMFLASAQTKTIEAPKSKTETSKSGKVVPINLKWSERMLLSEMNRFPESWMLDFSKSPKWTYPAAIVLDAAEQVYANTGKKEYYDYISSFGDKLVKEDGTIVSYELEKYNIDLLNSGNVLLYLYEKENKEKYLKALQTLRLQIDGQPRTNEGSFWHKKIYPNQVWLDGLYMGMPFYTHYTKDFTKGADATKAYDDIVMQFDSVQKNLLDKKTGLLYHAWDESKEQAWADKQTGLSPNFWGRAMGWYGMAMVDVLDYLPKDHPGRARIISYIKSFADAVIKYQDKKSGLWYQVLDKPLANGNYEEATASAMFVYTMIKSVNKGYLPKSYKAAAKKGYDGIIKDLITVDENGVVNLNKCCAVAGLGGKPYRDGSYEYYVNEQIRSNDAKGTGPFILASLEFEK; encoded by the coding sequence ATGAATAGTAAATTAAAAATATACACTTTCGCAATTCTAAGTTCAGGGATGTTCCTGGCTTCTGCGCAGACAAAAACAATAGAAGCTCCAAAATCGAAAACTGAAACTTCAAAATCCGGAAAAGTAGTTCCCATAAATCTGAAATGGTCCGAAAGAATGCTTCTTTCCGAGATGAACCGCTTCCCAGAATCCTGGATGCTCGACTTCAGCAAAAGCCCAAAATGGACCTATCCCGCAGCCATCGTTTTAGATGCAGCCGAGCAAGTCTACGCAAATACCGGCAAAAAAGAATACTACGATTACATCAGCAGCTTCGGCGACAAATTAGTCAAAGAAGATGGAACCATCGTTTCCTACGAACTGGAAAAGTACAACATCGACCTTTTGAATAGCGGAAACGTATTGCTTTATCTTTACGAAAAAGAGAACAAAGAAAAATACCTGAAAGCCCTACAAACGCTTCGCCTTCAAATTGACGGACAACCCAGAACCAATGAAGGCTCTTTCTGGCACAAAAAAATATATCCCAATCAAGTTTGGTTGGATGGACTGTATATGGGAATGCCTTTCTACACGCACTATACCAAAGATTTCACGAAAGGAGCTGATGCTACAAAAGCCTATGATGATATTGTGATGCAGTTTGATTCGGTTCAGAAAAATCTTTTGGACAAAAAAACAGGATTACTTTACCACGCTTGGGACGAGAGCAAAGAGCAGGCTTGGGCAGACAAACAGACCGGACTTTCTCCCAATTTCTGGGGTCGTGCAATGGGCTGGTACGGAATGGCGATGGTTGACGTTTTGGACTATCTGCCAAAAGATCATCCCGGAAGAGCAAGGATCATTTCCTACATCAAATCCTTCGCAGACGCTGTGATCAAATATCAGGACAAAAAATCAGGTCTGTGGTATCAGGTCTTGGACAAGCCATTGGCAAACGGCAATTATGAAGAGGCAACGGCTTCCGCAATGTTTGTCTACACGATGATCAAGTCGGTCAACAAAGGTTATTTGCCAAAATCCTACAAAGCAGCAGCGAAGAAAGGTTATGACGGCATCATCAAAGATCTAATTACAGTGGACGAAAATGGCGTGGTCAATCTCAACAAATGTTGTGCTGTAGCAGGTTTGGGTGGAAAACCTTACCGCGACGGCAGCTACGAATATTACGTCAACGAGCAGATCCGTTCCAACGATGCAAAGGGAACCGGACCGTTCATCTTGGCAAGTCTGGAATTCGAAAAGTAA
- a CDS encoding pectinesterase family protein, giving the protein MKRILSILMMAFVQILFAQTTPYITINVASDGSGQFTSIQKAINSLRDFGPGEALIKIKAGTYKEKIVIPSSKHKVTLQGENAENTVIINDDYSGKIDALNEKMTTFNSYTLLVMADEVKISNLTIQNTWCNKGQAVSLHVEGDKFVIKDSKILGCQDTVYATGNHSRQYFENCFIEGTTDFIFGSATAVFKNCTIKSLADSYITAASTQQGKKFGFVFFDCQLIAKEGITKVFLGRPWRSFARTVFINTEMGNHILPEGWNPWKGDTMFPEKEKTTYYAEFGSRGEGGNVSKRVSWSHQLTKKEVKNYTIDKIFGNWNPVQ; this is encoded by the coding sequence ATGAAGCGGATTTTATCAATATTAATGATGGCTTTTGTTCAAATTCTGTTTGCTCAAACTACGCCTTACATCACAATTAATGTAGCATCGGACGGAAGCGGACAATTCACTTCTATTCAGAAAGCAATCAATTCATTGAGGGATTTTGGTCCGGGCGAAGCTTTAATCAAAATAAAAGCGGGAACTTATAAAGAGAAAATCGTCATTCCGTCTTCCAAACACAAAGTCACGTTGCAAGGCGAGAACGCTGAGAATACGGTGATTATTAATGACGATTATTCTGGTAAAATTGACGCTCTGAACGAAAAAATGACGACCTTCAATTCCTACACACTTTTGGTGATGGCGGATGAGGTTAAAATTTCAAATTTGACGATTCAGAATACTTGGTGCAACAAAGGTCAGGCGGTTTCCCTTCACGTGGAAGGCGACAAGTTTGTCATTAAGGATTCAAAGATTTTGGGTTGTCAAGATACGGTTTATGCAACAGGAAATCACAGCCGACAATATTTTGAGAATTGTTTCATCGAGGGAACTACGGATTTTATTTTCGGTTCGGCGACGGCTGTTTTTAAAAATTGTACCATCAAAAGTTTGGCTGACTCGTACATCACAGCCGCTTCGACACAGCAAGGGAAGAAATTCGGGTTTGTGTTTTTCGATTGTCAATTGATTGCAAAAGAGGGCATCACAAAAGTTTTTCTTGGAAGACCTTGGCGCTCGTTTGCCCGTACAGTTTTCATTAATACAGAAATGGGAAATCATATTTTGCCAGAAGGCTGGAATCCTTGGAAAGGCGATACAATGTTTCCGGAAAAAGAGAAAACCACTTACTACGCGGAGTTTGGAAGTAGAGGTGAAGGCGGAAATGTCTCGAAAAGGGTTTCCTGGTCTCATCAATTAACCAAAAAAGAAGTGAAAAATTATACCATCGACAAGATTTTCGGTAACTGGAATCCTGTCCAATAA
- a CDS encoding DUF4861 family protein codes for MKNIILKSIYSGILISFINCSAQTDVIQKIKKEGSKPFSYAELSVKEGGKWEGNKYVGGTFKNISELNIPAEHTDHSSYIRYEGIGLENNQVGYRLYLDWRNATDIFGKKVNTLVLPEVGQDGFESYHHDAPWGQDILKSGRTIGVGSYGRYDEQNDFVETFKTVKNTSVKVINEKDRSYAAIDYTGWKTWGDAVDLKSKLTIFNKDRFVKVDLSLNNAISGLCTGIVAIKDIPFKQVISKNKKWAYIATYGQQTLAKKEDNLGMAVFYPIESFDKYVQTKSTHVVVFKKNKNVSYYFLGAWSQEPNGIKTETEFYQDLDKKLETLDQNNQL; via the coding sequence ATGAAAAATATCATCCTCAAATCCATCTACTCCGGAATTCTGATCAGCTTCATCAACTGTTCTGCCCAAACCGATGTGATCCAGAAGATCAAAAAAGAAGGAAGCAAACCTTTCTCCTACGCCGAATTATCAGTTAAGGAAGGCGGGAAATGGGAAGGTAACAAATACGTTGGCGGAACATTTAAAAATATTTCAGAACTCAATATTCCAGCGGAGCACACGGACCATTCCTCTTACATTAGATACGAAGGAATCGGTCTGGAAAACAACCAGGTTGGTTACAGATTATATTTGGATTGGAGAAATGCCACAGATATTTTCGGTAAAAAAGTCAATACTTTGGTTTTACCAGAAGTGGGGCAAGACGGTTTTGAATCTTACCACCACGATGCACCTTGGGGACAGGATATTTTAAAGTCTGGTCGAACTATTGGTGTTGGTTCCTACGGGAGATATGATGAGCAAAATGATTTTGTTGAGACATTCAAAACGGTAAAAAATACGTCGGTAAAAGTTATTAATGAGAAAGATAGATCTTATGCTGCAATCGATTACACAGGATGGAAAACTTGGGGAGATGCCGTAGATTTGAAATCAAAACTGACGATATTCAACAAAGACCGTTTTGTAAAAGTCGATTTGTCTCTGAACAACGCGATTTCAGGTTTGTGTACCGGGATCGTTGCCATCAAAGATATTCCGTTCAAGCAGGTCATTAGTAAAAACAAAAAATGGGCTTACATTGCTACTTACGGCCAGCAGACTTTAGCCAAAAAAGAGGACAATCTCGGAATGGCAGTTTTCTATCCGATAGAAAGTTTTGATAAATATGTTCAGACAAAATCAACGCACGTCGTGGTTTTCAAGAAAAACAAAAATGTGTCCTATTACTTTCTAGGCGCTTGGTCGCAAGAACCGAATGGCATCAAAACAGAAACCGAATTCTACCAGGATCTGGACAAAAAGTTAGAAACATTAGACCAAAATAATCAATTATAA
- a CDS encoding alpha/beta hydrolase, producing MKKTLFIGLIFLINQISAQEKILFWPKGSMPNSKGLKIENPTSNPEISTQEAELFAFLPPKAERSQRSVIIIPGGGYSKLTYNEGAFQIAKWMNTLGISAFVLYYRLPTSPDLIQREIAPLQDAQAAIKYVRKNASQWGISPSQVGVVGTSAGGHLATSVSNISTDYTGLKGDWTSISTIPDFAVLFCPVIDFGEFAHAGSRKSLLGENASAEKITEFSMQNRVTEKTPPTILFHNQDDKAVPAMNSILYFKAMTKSKVKGAMFIFPEGGHRFAITNKNELSENWKKLCADWLKTLDIK from the coding sequence ATGAAAAAGACACTTTTCATTGGATTGATATTTTTGATTAATCAAATATCAGCGCAGGAAAAAATCCTGTTCTGGCCAAAAGGTTCGATGCCAAATTCCAAAGGTCTGAAAATTGAGAATCCAACTTCAAATCCAGAAATTTCAACTCAGGAAGCCGAACTTTTTGCCTTCTTGCCACCGAAAGCGGAGCGTTCCCAAAGGTCTGTTATCATCATTCCTGGCGGTGGTTATTCAAAACTGACCTACAATGAAGGTGCTTTTCAGATAGCAAAATGGATGAACACTTTGGGGATTTCTGCCTTTGTTTTATATTACAGATTGCCGACTTCTCCAGATTTGATTCAAAGAGAAATTGCGCCGTTGCAGGATGCTCAGGCAGCGATAAAATATGTTAGAAAAAATGCTTCGCAATGGGGAATTTCGCCAAGTCAAGTAGGCGTTGTGGGAACTTCAGCTGGTGGACATTTGGCAACATCGGTTAGTAATATTTCGACAGATTACACAGGTTTGAAAGGCGATTGGACGAGCATTTCTACGATTCCAGATTTTGCAGTGCTCTTTTGTCCGGTCATTGATTTTGGTGAATTTGCTCACGCGGGAAGCCGCAAAAGTTTGCTTGGAGAAAACGCTTCTGCCGAAAAAATCACAGAATTTTCGATGCAAAACCGCGTGACGGAAAAAACGCCGCCAACGATTCTCTTTCACAATCAGGATGATAAAGCGGTTCCTGCGATGAATAGTATTTTGTACTTCAAAGCGATGACGAAAAGTAAAGTGAAAGGTGCGATGTTTATTTTCCCGGAAGGCGGTCACAGGTTTGCAATTACCAATAAAAATGAACTGAGCGAGAATTGGAAAAAGCTGTGTGCCGATTGGTTGAAAACTTTGGATATTAAATAG